In one window of Saprospiraceae bacterium DNA:
- the murQ gene encoding N-acetylmuramic acid 6-phosphate etherase: MNQRPLTEAPSLYRDLEKMSTAEILQAMNNEDQKVAVAVSKVLDAVQKFVDHLTEKVSNGGRLFYIGAGTSGRLGIIDASECPPTFGVSPDLVIGIMAGGDRAIRKAVEFSEDDETSAWDELSRYFISQEDCIVGIAASGTTPFVVGGLKMCREHGITTACICSNPGSPVTQHADFPIAVELGPEFLTGSTRLKSGTAQKMILNMISTSLMINLGHVKGNKMVDMQLTNKKLVNRGIHMLCEAYGIHEDEAKKLLDQYGSVRAALERKS; this comes from the coding sequence ATGAATCAAAGGCCTTTGACCGAAGCACCTTCATTATACAGGGATCTCGAAAAAATGAGCACCGCAGAGATCCTGCAAGCGATGAACAACGAAGATCAAAAGGTTGCAGTGGCTGTTTCCAAAGTATTGGATGCTGTACAAAAATTTGTCGATCATCTGACAGAAAAAGTTTCCAACGGTGGTCGCCTTTTTTATATCGGTGCCGGAACGAGTGGCCGACTTGGAATTATTGATGCTTCTGAATGTCCGCCAACTTTCGGAGTAAGTCCGGATCTCGTCATAGGGATCATGGCCGGAGGAGATCGTGCCATAAGAAAGGCCGTCGAATTTTCTGAAGACGACGAAACATCAGCCTGGGATGAGCTCTCCAGATATTTTATCAGCCAGGAAGATTGCATTGTTGGCATTGCTGCGAGCGGAACGACTCCCTTTGTCGTCGGTGGATTGAAGATGTGCCGCGAACATGGAATCACTACAGCATGCATTTGCTCCAATCCTGGAAGTCCGGTCACGCAGCATGCCGATTTTCCAATAGCAGTTGAACTCGGGCCGGAATTTTTGACGGGAAGCACCCGGCTAAAAAGTGGTACAGCTCAAAAAATGATCCTCAACATGATTTCAACCTCGCTGATGATCAATTTAGGTCATGTTAAAGGCAACAAAATGGTTGACATGCAACTGACCAACAAAAAACTTGTAAACAGGGGAATTCACATGCTCTGCGAAGCCTACGGAATCCATGAAGATGAAGCCAAAAAATTACTTGATCAATACGGTTCCGTCAGAGCAGCTTTAGAGCGGAAATCTTAG
- a CDS encoding thymidine kinase, giving the protein MFIEPIYKSQRSGWIEVICGSMFSGKTEELIRRLKRARIANQKVEIFKPSKDIRYDERRVVSHDENALLSKPICHSLELKSVLQETEVVGIDEAQFFDAEFPTHCQELAILGKRVIVAGLDMDFRGRPFGPMPDIMAVAEYITKVHAICPHCGNLATHSYRLSNEEETILLGENDKYEPRCRYCFSLGAILQFR; this is encoded by the coding sequence ATGTTTATCGAACCAATCTACAAATCACAGCGCAGCGGATGGATAGAAGTCATCTGTGGCTCCATGTTCAGTGGGAAAACAGAAGAACTCATCAGAAGGCTGAAAAGGGCGAGAATCGCCAATCAAAAAGTTGAGATCTTCAAACCCAGCAAAGACATCCGCTACGATGAACGACGCGTGGTATCGCATGATGAAAATGCGCTGCTTTCCAAACCCATATGCCATTCCTTAGAACTTAAATCTGTCTTACAGGAAACCGAAGTTGTTGGTATTGATGAGGCTCAGTTTTTCGATGCCGAATTTCCCACTCATTGCCAGGAATTGGCGATTTTGGGTAAAAGGGTTATCGTAGCGGGGCTGGATATGGACTTCAGAGGAAGACCTTTTGGTCCGATGCCCGATATTATGGCGGTGGCGGAATACATCACCAAAGTTCACGCCATATGCCCGCATTGCGGAAATTTAGCAACCCATTCGTACCGGCTTAGCAACGAAGAAGAAACCATACTACTGGGTGAGAACGATAAATATGAACCCCGCTGTCGCTATTGTTTCTCATTAGGAGCCATACTCCAATTCAGATGA
- a CDS encoding 3-phosphoglycerate dehydrogenase: MAWKILITDGFEDSGVKALISQGFEVDMMKLPAEQLIEFLPRYQGIIVRSATKVRSELIANCPDLKFIARAGVGLDNIDVEFAQSRNIRVINTPASSSRSVAEIALGHMFCLTRGLHRSNRELNDAESFSKLKKELSSSIELQGKTLLLIGIGRIGRELAKMALGLEMRVIACDPFIDKAEIELHLQGQAIQIPIPLVAMEQGLSQADYVSLHSPYTGKALLDAAKLALLKNTAYIVNTSRGENINEDALLHALNEHKIAGAGLDVYQNEPNIRKELLNHPKISVSPHIGASTYEAQQRIAEEMVEKIVSYAKEII, encoded by the coding sequence ATGGCGTGGAAAATATTAATTACGGATGGTTTTGAAGATTCGGGGGTCAAGGCCCTGATCTCGCAAGGATTTGAGGTCGATATGATGAAACTTCCTGCAGAGCAATTGATTGAATTCCTGCCCCGATACCAGGGAATCATTGTGAGGAGTGCTACCAAAGTGCGGTCTGAGCTCATCGCAAATTGCCCCGATTTAAAATTCATTGCAAGAGCTGGAGTCGGGCTGGATAATATCGATGTCGAATTTGCTCAATCGAGGAACATTCGTGTAATCAATACCCCCGCCTCCTCATCTCGATCTGTAGCAGAAATTGCCCTTGGACATATGTTTTGCCTGACTAGAGGATTGCACCGCTCGAATAGAGAATTAAACGATGCAGAATCCTTTTCTAAGCTTAAAAAAGAATTGAGCAGTTCCATCGAGTTGCAAGGGAAAACATTATTGTTGATTGGAATTGGAAGAATTGGAAGAGAATTGGCGAAAATGGCACTTGGACTGGAAATGCGGGTCATTGCTTGCGATCCATTCATCGATAAAGCTGAAATTGAATTACATCTCCAGGGACAAGCCATCCAGATTCCCATCCCATTGGTCGCGATGGAACAGGGACTCAGTCAGGCTGATTATGTGAGTCTGCATTCCCCCTATACCGGAAAGGCATTACTGGATGCAGCCAAATTAGCACTTTTGAAAAATACGGCTTACATCGTCAACACCTCCAGAGGAGAAAATATAAACGAAGATGCATTGCTGCATGCTCTCAACGAACATAAAATTGCAGGTGCCGGATTGGATGTATATCAAAACGAACCTAACATACGTAAGGAGCTATTAAATCACCCAAAAATTTCTGTTTCACCTCATATCGGCGCTTCTACCTATGAAGCTCAGCAACGGATAGCTGAAGAAATGGTGGAGAAAATAGTTTCGTATGCAAAAGAAATAATATAG
- a CDS encoding ankyrin repeat domain-containing protein, whose translation MKNIFGSFLMFLLCSGSLIYAQQDLRLAVDKSDTRFVKEWISQGHDVNSVLYLNEQKMTLLSYSASVGNAEMVQLLLSRGADVHFKIEFEDALMFAAKSGNLEVLETLLKAGANPMNENKIGKCARDIAQDHKQTAAYNLLKLETEKRLSALRAKRGK comes from the coding sequence ATGAAAAATATATTCGGAAGTTTTTTAATGTTTCTTCTCTGCTCCGGCAGTTTGATTTATGCACAGCAGGATTTAAGACTGGCTGTCGATAAATCCGATACCCGCTTCGTCAAGGAATGGATTTCTCAGGGCCATGACGTAAATTCTGTATTATACCTCAACGAGCAAAAAATGACGCTTTTAAGCTATTCTGCATCTGTTGGAAATGCTGAAATGGTACAGCTATTGTTGTCTCGGGGAGCTGATGTTCATTTTAAAATTGAATTTGAAGATGCCCTGATGTTTGCTGCTAAATCCGGCAATCTCGAAGTTCTCGAAACCTTATTGAAAGCAGGTGCCAATCCAATGAATGAAAATAAAATTGGTAAATGCGCAAGAGATATTGCTCAGGACCATAAGCAGACAGCAGCTTACAATTTATTGAAGTTAGAGACCGAAAAACGCCTGAGTGCTCTGAGAGCAAAGCGCGGAAAATAA
- a CDS encoding sodium:solute symporter, whose amino-acid sequence MDHSILLAFLLFAYFAVLLWIAKITSKDASNESFFIGKRSSKWYVVAFGMIGTSLSGVTFISVPGTVGTQGFHYFQIVIGYFIGYFAVAFILLPVYYKLGLHSIYHFLRHRFGMMAYKTGASFFILSRTVGATARLYLVINVLQLFILNDLGINFAWTAIAILVMILLYTVQGGVKTIVWTDTLQTFFMLLGLFVCTWLIINQLNLDFIGSVNLLDEKNYLRIFNTDINSSSHFLKHIIGGALVTISMTGMDQEMMQKNISVSNLKDSQKNMVVFSIILLFVNLLFLILGGLLYVYAESQGIPAKGDDLFPFIALKHMSPVFGIIFIIGLISALFPSADGAITALTSSFCIDILDIKERADLSEEEKIKLRKKVHYVFAFIFLILIFVFKWIDNKSIIDVILKLAGYTYGPLLGLFSFALFSKRNLPENFSIVFVCLSAIALVYLLDSQSAVWFSGFNLGFLNLGLNGLFTYIGLYFISKKVI is encoded by the coding sequence ATGGATCATTCAATACTTCTTGCTTTCTTGTTATTTGCTTATTTCGCGGTGTTGCTATGGATCGCCAAAATCACATCAAAGGACGCAAGCAACGAAAGTTTCTTTATAGGTAAAAGAAGTTCCAAATGGTACGTGGTTGCTTTTGGAATGATCGGAACCTCCTTAAGCGGAGTAACGTTTATTTCGGTGCCGGGTACGGTTGGAACTCAGGGCTTTCATTATTTTCAGATTGTCATTGGTTATTTTATAGGATATTTCGCCGTCGCATTTATTTTGCTTCCGGTATATTACAAACTGGGCTTGCATTCGATCTACCATTTCCTTCGTCACCGGTTTGGAATGATGGCCTATAAAACCGGTGCTTCTTTTTTTATCCTTTCAAGAACGGTTGGCGCAACCGCTCGTTTGTATCTGGTGATTAATGTACTTCAGTTATTCATTCTGAATGACCTCGGTATCAATTTTGCATGGACGGCCATCGCAATTTTGGTGATGATCCTGCTTTATACGGTTCAGGGTGGTGTAAAAACCATCGTATGGACAGACACCCTTCAGACTTTTTTCATGCTCCTGGGTTTATTTGTTTGCACCTGGTTAATCATCAATCAGCTCAATCTGGATTTTATAGGTTCTGTGAATCTGCTCGATGAAAAAAATTACCTCCGGATATTTAACACCGACATCAACAGCTCATCCCATTTTCTAAAACACATCATTGGTGGAGCCTTGGTGACCATAAGCATGACCGGTATGGATCAGGAGATGATGCAAAAGAACATCAGCGTAAGCAATTTAAAGGATTCTCAAAAAAACATGGTTGTATTCAGCATCATTTTACTTTTTGTAAATCTGCTGTTTTTAATTTTAGGAGGATTGTTATATGTCTATGCAGAATCGCAGGGCATTCCAGCTAAAGGAGATGATCTATTTCCATTCATCGCATTGAAACACATGTCTCCTGTTTTTGGAATCATCTTCATTATCGGATTGATCTCTGCGTTATTCCCAAGTGCCGACGGTGCGATCACTGCACTTACTTCTTCGTTTTGCATCGATATCCTGGATATAAAAGAGCGTGCAGATCTGAGCGAAGAAGAAAAAATTAAACTGAGAAAAAAAGTTCATTACGTTTTCGCCTTTATATTCCTCATCCTGATTTTTGTTTTTAAATGGATCGATAACAAATCCATAATCGATGTCATTTTAAAACTCGCCGGCTATACCTATGGCCCATTGCTTGGTTTATTTTCATTTGCTCTCTTTTCGAAAAGAAATTTACCGGAGAACTTTTCAATTGTGTTTGTTTGTTTATCCGCAATTGCTCTGGTGTATTTGCTCGATAGTCAATCTGCAGTTTGGTTTAGCGGATTCAATCTCGGTTTTTTAAATTTAGGCCTCAACGGATTATTTACTTATATTGGTTTGTATTTCATTTCTAAAAAAGTTATATGA
- the recG gene encoding ATP-dependent DNA helicase RecG — protein sequence MVALKLDSPIEYIKGVGPQRGKLLRDLLAIDVVEKLLQYFPYRYVDKTRFTPIGEAIQDGQFYQFRGKLTELHEKKFGKTKRLTGSLTDVTGSLELLWFQHYDWILDKLAIGQEYTIFGKLKWSGYEWTMAHPEINFSSDQHQQALRWDPVYSSTEKLAQKGFDSRGFKKIIHQALQQIDASLIPETLPNYILEKFKLPGRAECLLNIHFPKDEHLLAKVRQRLKFEELFAMQLKMQHNMNLRKRKSKGYVMANADRDYHEFLDKHLPFALTNAQTRVLEEIQSDLKSGTQMNRLLQGDVGSGKTIVALLAMLWAAGNGYQACLMAPTEVLANQHHQSLNELLAPIKMRCALLTSQVKGSDRKQILNVLKTGELPFIVGTHALIEESVQFHKLGLVIIDEQHRFGVEQRAKLWSKSGSLPPHVLVMTATPIPRTLAMSLYGDLDVSVIDQLPPNRKPVKTLHFTEVLRGKLYEFMKKQIAEGRQVYIVYPLIEESEKLDLENLEMGYEKLLEYFPIPSYQISVVHGRLRPKDKDLEMQRFVKGRTHIMVATTVIEVGVNVPNASIMVIENAERFGLSQLHQLRGRVGRGADQSYCVLMTSDSLSKDAAERIRTMCSTQDGFLIAEADLKLRGPGDLDGTRQSGLLELKIADIVEDQTLLQAARKLAEAIIRRDPDLENPLNQVLRNRIFEKNQNNPGIIS from the coding sequence ATTGATGTAGTCGAAAAACTACTCCAGTATTTTCCTTACCGGTATGTGGATAAAACCCGGTTTACGCCCATTGGAGAAGCTATTCAGGATGGTCAATTTTATCAATTCCGGGGCAAGCTTACTGAACTCCATGAAAAGAAATTCGGAAAAACGAAACGGCTGACCGGATCTCTAACCGATGTCACCGGATCTTTAGAATTGCTTTGGTTTCAACACTACGACTGGATCCTGGATAAACTCGCCATCGGTCAGGAATACACCATTTTTGGAAAACTGAAATGGTCGGGATATGAATGGACGATGGCTCATCCGGAAATAAATTTTTCAAGCGATCAACACCAACAAGCTTTGCGATGGGACCCGGTTTATTCCAGTACCGAGAAACTGGCACAAAAGGGATTTGACAGCAGAGGATTTAAAAAAATCATTCACCAGGCTTTACAACAAATTGATGCGAGCCTCATTCCGGAAACACTTCCCAATTACATTCTCGAAAAATTCAAACTTCCCGGCCGGGCCGAATGTTTGTTGAATATCCATTTTCCAAAAGACGAACACTTGTTAGCAAAAGTGCGTCAGCGATTGAAATTCGAAGAGTTGTTTGCCATGCAGCTAAAGATGCAACACAACATGAATCTCCGGAAAAGAAAATCGAAGGGTTATGTTATGGCCAATGCAGATCGCGACTACCATGAATTTTTAGATAAACACCTTCCTTTTGCTTTGACCAACGCGCAAACCAGGGTCCTTGAGGAGATTCAATCGGATCTGAAATCAGGCACCCAGATGAACCGATTGTTGCAGGGAGATGTGGGCAGCGGAAAAACAATAGTGGCTTTACTGGCCATGCTGTGGGCGGCTGGAAACGGCTATCAGGCTTGTCTGATGGCACCAACAGAAGTATTGGCTAACCAACACCACCAGAGTCTGAACGAACTCCTTGCCCCCATAAAGATGCGCTGCGCTTTGCTGACATCCCAGGTAAAAGGGTCTGACCGAAAACAAATACTGAATGTCTTAAAAACCGGAGAACTACCATTTATTGTGGGTACACATGCCTTGATCGAAGAGTCCGTTCAATTCCATAAACTCGGATTGGTGATCATCGACGAGCAACACCGGTTCGGAGTCGAACAACGGGCAAAACTCTGGAGCAAATCCGGGTCACTTCCGCCACACGTGTTGGTGATGACTGCCACTCCGATTCCACGGACCCTTGCCATGAGTTTGTACGGCGACCTGGACGTTTCTGTAATCGACCAACTTCCCCCCAACCGGAAGCCTGTGAAAACCCTGCATTTTACGGAAGTCCTCAGGGGAAAACTCTATGAGTTCATGAAAAAACAAATTGCGGAAGGCCGTCAGGTATATATCGTTTATCCTTTGATTGAGGAATCCGAAAAACTAGATCTCGAAAACCTGGAAATGGGTTACGAAAAACTTCTCGAATACTTCCCTATACCCTCCTACCAGATCTCGGTAGTGCATGGCAGACTCCGTCCGAAAGACAAAGATTTGGAAATGCAGCGATTTGTCAAAGGCCGAACCCACATCATGGTTGCAACCACAGTCATAGAAGTTGGCGTCAATGTGCCCAATGCCAGCATCATGGTAATTGAAAATGCCGAAAGATTTGGATTGTCGCAACTTCATCAACTCAGAGGACGGGTGGGACGAGGCGCTGATCAGTCCTACTGTGTTTTGATGACTTCAGACAGTCTAAGCAAAGACGCCGCCGAAAGAATCCGGACCATGTGCAGCACTCAGGATGGATTTCTGATCGCTGAAGCGGATCTCAAACTTCGTGGGCCAGGCGACCTCGACGGCACCAGACAAAGCGGATTGCTGGAGCTCAAAATCGCCGATATTGTCGAGGATCAGACTTTGTTGCAAGCTGCCAGAAAACTTGCAGAAGCTATCATCCGGCGGGATCCTGATCTCGAAAACCCTCTCAATCAGGTATTGCGGAACCGTATTTTTGAAAAAAACCAAAATAATCCGGGAATCATTTCCTGA
- a CDS encoding MFS transporter → MRSFFFICNMPGRIIDLYKNSFAGLHRNIWLLACVQLVNRAGTMVVPFMSMYMTQKIGVSITKAGFVLACFGIGSIVGSFIGGKLSDRYGFYRIMIITLFLGGLSFISLSFLQSYWWICAGTFVMAVVNEAFRPASMAAISEYSGQESLTRSGSLVRLSVNLGWAFGAAMGGWIAAHNYLLLFWVDGLTNMAAALVVLYALPPVKKSMDKGVKSGVEKKDLSPYKDKFYLLFVFLSVFFGICFFQLFTTLPVYLKTELHLDESSIGWIMAINGLLIAAFEMITVYSLGAANKLKLMAVGTFITGLSYVIFNIVNINGFSLAMLSAGIITLGEILSMPFMLSFMMARSKPTTIGQYASLYTMSYSIAHICGSYSGSAIADHFGFEVLWWVVGGMSAIVALGYYGMYKNEVSYPAERYA, encoded by the coding sequence ATGCGATCGTTTTTTTTTATTTGCAATATGCCGGGTCGGATCATTGATTTATATAAGAATTCATTTGCCGGATTGCACCGCAATATTTGGCTGCTCGCCTGCGTGCAGTTGGTGAACAGGGCTGGTACCATGGTGGTTCCTTTTATGTCTATGTACATGACCCAAAAAATTGGGGTGAGCATCACCAAGGCAGGATTTGTGCTGGCTTGTTTTGGAATAGGATCCATCGTTGGTTCATTTATTGGCGGTAAACTTTCTGATCGTTATGGTTTTTACCGCATTATGATCATCACGCTTTTTTTAGGAGGCTTATCTTTTATTTCATTGTCGTTTTTGCAAAGTTATTGGTGGATTTGCGCAGGAACATTTGTAATGGCTGTTGTCAATGAAGCATTCAGACCGGCAAGCATGGCAGCGATTTCGGAATACAGCGGACAAGAGAGTTTAACGCGCAGCGGCTCACTGGTCCGACTATCTGTTAATTTAGGGTGGGCCTTTGGGGCAGCGATGGGAGGTTGGATCGCGGCACATAATTATTTATTACTTTTTTGGGTCGATGGATTGACAAATATGGCTGCTGCTCTGGTTGTATTATATGCTTTGCCACCTGTAAAAAAATCAATGGATAAGGGGGTTAAATCTGGAGTTGAAAAGAAGGATCTGTCTCCGTATAAAGATAAATTCTATCTTTTATTTGTATTTCTAAGTGTATTTTTTGGAATTTGTTTTTTTCAATTATTTACAACCTTGCCTGTATATTTAAAAACAGAATTGCATTTGGATGAATCATCTATTGGTTGGATCATGGCTATCAATGGATTGTTGATTGCCGCATTTGAAATGATTACGGTTTATTCACTGGGTGCTGCCAACAAACTTAAATTGATGGCTGTAGGGACTTTCATTACAGGCTTGTCTTATGTCATATTCAATATTGTAAACATCAATGGATTTTCACTGGCCATGCTTTCAGCCGGAATCATTACCCTGGGTGAAATTCTTTCCATGCCGTTTATGCTCAGTTTTATGATGGCAAGGAGCAAGCCTACAACCATTGGACAGTATGCTTCCTTATATACCATGTCATACAGCATTGCACATATTTGTGGCAGTTATAGCGGGAGTGCTATAGCTGATCATTTCGGCTTTGAAGTTTTGTGGTGGGTAGTCGGCGGTATGTCTGCAATCGTGGCGCTTGGGTATTACGGCATGTATAAAAATGAAGTATCTTATCCTGCAGAAAGGTATGCTTAA
- a CDS encoding glycosyltransferase family 39 protein codes for MTVLRSWFTLSYKWQVVVVLLCALLPNLNTLFHGFVLDDKVVYTENQYVQKGISGIPQIFSSNSFEGYFTGSGKGSTVSENRYRPLTLAFFAVEKQIFGNQAFLAHLIHLLFYGLLCFLLFNIIQKLLAYKYPADANALAMISACLFAVHPLHSEVVANIKSLDEIFVLLFSLLSVNSVLKYQKSKGILQLTLAGLWFLFALFSKEHAIVWLVLLPLALFYFTPIDKRSLLKSIIPMVAAATIYVVCRLAVLGTQLYVDSRNFLENPFLTVRGEKILLMQDADRIGTILYTLLRYIYLHIFPYPLTHDYAPKSISTYAIASPAAVISLMLYLLFIVLIIKWRKSLPVISYGLMFFIIALLPASNLFVNTGAYMGERFAFMPSLGLCLVFAWFLKYAVIDKFKMGMVVFLILILAFSARTFTRNLDWKDNLTLFTADIKHSSNSAKLNSSLGFTLLENYRNSADKESNKHLLTQAIGYLNKAVKVYPRYSDCIFLLGNAYYLNKNYPEAVVTYEKYIDLNPADASIIKNYQKALRELGRKYFYDDSNNSAAKNALLKSYKLNNQDDQVLELLGSVEAEMGYLLKSLEYLLKSVEINPNSASTWANLYITYTRLGDKARAQDAINRGMAIDADIVKKLMSVKTK; via the coding sequence ATGACAGTCTTACGCTCGTGGTTTACGCTGAGTTATAAATGGCAAGTAGTTGTAGTCCTTTTGTGTGCCTTATTGCCCAATTTAAATACATTATTTCATGGATTTGTATTGGATGACAAAGTTGTTTATACGGAAAACCAGTACGTACAGAAAGGGATTTCGGGCATACCTCAGATTTTTAGCAGCAACAGCTTCGAAGGATATTTTACCGGAAGTGGAAAAGGGAGTACGGTTAGTGAGAACCGGTACAGACCTCTAACGTTAGCTTTCTTTGCTGTCGAAAAGCAAATTTTCGGTAATCAGGCTTTTTTAGCACATCTTATTCACCTGCTGTTTTATGGTCTTTTATGCTTTTTACTGTTCAACATCATACAGAAATTGTTAGCTTATAAATATCCTGCAGATGCAAATGCCTTGGCAATGATTTCGGCTTGTTTATTTGCAGTGCATCCCTTGCATTCTGAAGTAGTGGCCAATATTAAAAGCCTGGATGAAATTTTTGTATTGTTGTTTTCCTTGCTCTCCGTAAATTCTGTATTGAAATACCAAAAAAGCAAAGGCATTCTGCAATTAACTCTTGCGGGTTTATGGTTCCTGTTTGCTTTGTTTTCCAAAGAACATGCTATTGTATGGCTTGTATTACTTCCACTTGCATTGTTCTATTTTACTCCAATAGATAAAAGAAGTCTGCTGAAAAGTATTATACCAATGGTCGCTGCTGCAACTATATACGTAGTTTGCAGATTGGCTGTATTGGGAACTCAACTCTATGTGGATTCCAGAAATTTCCTTGAAAATCCATTCCTGACAGTACGCGGAGAGAAAATTTTATTGATGCAGGATGCAGATAGAATCGGTACGATCCTTTATACCTTATTAAGGTATATTTATCTGCATATCTTTCCCTACCCACTTACGCACGATTATGCTCCTAAGAGTATTTCAACTTATGCTATTGCTTCTCCGGCAGCTGTCATTTCACTAATGTTGTACTTGTTATTTATTGTTTTAATTATCAAATGGAGAAAATCCTTACCGGTTATCAGTTACGGTTTGATGTTTTTTATCATCGCACTTTTGCCCGCATCTAATTTATTTGTCAATACAGGAGCTTACATGGGTGAAAGATTTGCATTTATGCCTTCGCTTGGACTTTGTTTGGTGTTTGCCTGGTTCCTCAAATATGCTGTTATCGATAAGTTTAAAATGGGGATGGTTGTATTCCTGATTTTGATTTTAGCTTTTAGTGCAAGAACCTTTACCAGAAACCTCGATTGGAAAGATAATCTTACATTATTTACTGCAGACATTAAACATTCTTCCAATTCAGCAAAACTCAACTCCTCTCTGGGATTTACTTTATTGGAGAATTACAGGAATTCTGCAGACAAAGAGTCGAATAAACATTTATTGACCCAGGCTATTGGTTATTTAAATAAGGCCGTAAAAGTTTACCCCCGTTATTCAGACTGCATTTTCCTTTTAGGCAATGCCTATTATCTCAATAAAAATTATCCCGAAGCGGTTGTGACCTATGAAAAATATATAGATCTCAATCCAGCAGACGCTTCGATCATCAAAAATTACCAAAAAGCTTTAAGGGAATTGGGCAGAAAATATTTTTATGATGACAGCAACAACTCTGCTGCAAAAAATGCCTTGCTAAAATCCTACAAACTCAATAATCAGGATGATCAGGTTTTGGAATTACTGGGTAGTGTTGAGGCGGAAATGGGCTATCTTTTAAAATCACTGGAGTATTTACTCAAATCTGTTGAAATCAATCCCAATAGCGCCAGCACCTGGGCTAATTTATACATCACTTACACTCGGCTTGGAGATAAAGCCAGAGCGCAAGATGCGATCAACCGGGGCATGGCCATCGATGCCGATATCGTGAAAAAGTTGATGTCGGTGAAGACGAAATGA
- a CDS encoding rhomboid family intramembrane serine protease: MSELLRREKENLQNALIVALSVSLLCVLVHLFFLVSQIPKYNWSIYPRDFSQWYGIITGQFIHAGWGHLFSNLPPLFITSGVLFYFYRSIGWSSLFLILTMTGLMVFFLGRNYSHIGASGLVYGLISFIFFSGIFRRNVKSIALMAVMVIMYSGYLAGFFPTEERVSWESHIFGTIAGLWAAYVFRNYREFDERQIPDWREEQSSASEYFLPRDVFERTKEERRQEEAMRE; the protein is encoded by the coding sequence ATGAGTGAATTATTAAGAAGAGAAAAGGAAAATTTACAAAATGCGCTGATTGTTGCATTGTCGGTAAGTTTGCTGTGTGTCCTTGTTCACTTGTTTTTTTTGGTCAGCCAAATACCTAAATACAATTGGAGTATATATCCCCGTGATTTTAGTCAGTGGTACGGAATCATCACCGGTCAATTCATTCATGCCGGATGGGGACATTTGTTTTCAAATCTGCCTCCGTTATTCATTACATCCGGAGTTCTATTTTATTTCTACAGAAGTATCGGTTGGTCGAGTTTATTTCTGATCTTGACCATGACCGGATTGATGGTATTTTTTTTGGGTCGCAATTATTCGCACATCGGAGCCAGCGGATTGGTTTACGGATTGATTTCTTTTATTTTTTTCTCCGGAATTTTTCGCAGAAATGTAAAGTCGATCGCATTAATGGCTGTTATGGTAATTATGTACAGCGGATATCTCGCAGGATTTTTTCCTACGGAGGAAAGGGTATCCTGGGAAAGCCATATTTTCGGTACAATTGCCGGTTTGTGGGCTGCCTATGTTTTTAGAAATTACCGGGAATTTGACGAACGCCAGATTCCTGATTGGAGAGAAGAGCAATCTTCTGCATCTGAATATTTTCTTCCTCGTGACGTTTTTGAAAGGACCAAAGAGGAGAGAAGACAGGAGGAAGCAATGAGGGAGTAA